The genomic DNA GAAGGACCGGCGGACCTCGTGTTCGAGGGAGACCTTCCCGAGGAATATTCGGAGTGACCACAATGACAAGTTACGAACAGGCCGAAAGGCTCCAGAAAATACCGCCTTACCTCTTCGTTAGGCTCGAGAAACTCTGGGCGGAGAAGAAGGCCCTTGGATGGGATATGATCAATTTCGGGATCGGGGACCCCGACCTACCTGTGCCCGACGAGATAGTCGAGGAGATGAGCAAACAGGCCAAGATCAACAGCAACCAGAAGTACTCCTCCTCGGCAGGGGAGAAGGACCTCCGCGTGGCGGTCGCCCAGTGGTACAAGAAGAAGTACGGGCTGGACATCGATCCCGACACACAGGTCTGCATCACGATCGGTTCCAAGGAAGCGATATTCAACATCGCCCAGGCGTTCGTCAACGACGGCGAGACCATCATCGCGCCCTCACCCGGATACCCCGTCTACTCCGGAGCATCCACGGTGTTCAACAACGCCAAGTGCGTCAAGGTCCCCCTAAAAGCAGAGAAGGATTGGCTTCTTGATGTAGACGAGTGTCCCAAGAACGCCAGGATGCTGTACCTCAACTACCCCAACAACCCTACCGGGGCGACCTGCGACGTCGCATACCTGAAGAAGGTGTACGACTGGTGTCAGGAGAACAACACCATCTTCTGCTACGATAACGCGTACAGTGAGATGGTGTACGACGGTTACCAGGCGCCCTCTGCGCTGCAGGCCGGACCCGACTGCATAGAGTTCGGATCCTTCTCCAAGACGTTCAACATGACCGGGTTCAGACTTGGATACGCAGTCGGACACCCCGACCTTGTGGCCGGACTCAAGAAGTGCAAGGGTCAGATGGACTCCGGAGCGCCCATCTTCATCCAGAAGGCAGGAATCAAGGCGCTGGGCCTCTACGGACCCAACGGAGAGAGGCCTGAGGCCATCGAGAAGAACATGGCGATCTACTCCGAGAGGAGGAAGGTCCTCGTGGACGGCCTCAGAGAGCTCGGATTCGACGTGAAGATGCCCAAGGGAACCTTCTACGTATGGTTCAACTGCGGAATGAAATCAGAGGACTTCGTCCAGAAGATGAACGAGATCGGAATCATCCTCACACCCGGAACCGGATTCGGCGAGAGCTGCGAAGGTTACATCAGGATGACCGTCACCGAACCTGTCGAGCGTATCCGTAAGGCACTCGAGAGGATGAAGCAGAACAAGTACATCGAATGAATTCCTACCGCCCCCGAAAGGGGGCCTTGGACCCCTTTATTTCTGCAGTTTTAACACAACAATCTAAGAACCCTAGGTACCGATTCCGAAAGTGCAAATCGGATATCTGGCACATCCTTTTTTGGCTTCCACTTTCGGCCACCCTCTTCTCAACTTTAAATAGTGAGCCGATGATGATGTTCTGAGGAATCACAATGGCCACAAAAACCCTTGAAGATATACCAGGAGTAGGACCAGCCATAGCAGAAAAACTCCGTGAAGCAGGATACAACGAATTGATGGCCATCGCTGTTGCTTCCCCGTCCGAACTTGCAGAGACTTGCGAGATTGGGGAGAAGAAGGCAATGGACATCATAGAGGGTGCCAAGCTTTGCGCGGACATTGGCGGTTTCGAGACAGGAGAAGACATCCTAGAGAGACGTAAATCGATCACCAAGCTCACGACCGGATCGAAAGCATTCGACGAGCTCCTCGCAGGAGGACTCGAGACGCAGTCGATCGTCGAGCTGTTCGGAGAGTTCGGAAGCTGCAAGACGCAGGTCTGCTTCCAGCTGGCAGTCAACGCCACACTCCCCGAGGAGAAGGGCGGTTTCGATTCGGATGTCATCATCATCGATACAGAGAACACCTTCAGACCCGAGAGGATCATCCAGATGGCCAACTATCTGGGGGCCGATCCCGACGAGACGCTGAAGAGGATACATGTCGCAAGAGCGTTCAACTCGCAGCACCAGGTGCTCCTGGTGGACAAGGCACTCGAACTTGCCCAGACCATGAAGGTCAAGCTGCTGATAGTCGACTCGCTCACATCGCATTTCAGAGCAGAATATGTGGGAAGGGGAGCACTCGCCGAGAGGCAGCAGATCCTCAACCGCCACATGCACGACCTGCTCAACTTCGCAACCCTGAACAACGCGGTTATCGCGGTTACCAACCAGGTCGCCGCGAAGCCCGATGCGTTCTTCGGAGACCCCACCAGGCCTATCGGAGGACACATCGTAGGACACACCGCCACCTTCCGTATCTATCTGAGGAAGGGTAAGGCCGGAAAGAGGATCGCAAGACTCATCGATTCTCCCAACCTGCCAGAGGGCGAAGCTGTCTTCATGGTCACCGAAGACGGTATTAAGGACTAAACACTAAACGGGGGTGTGAGCCCCCAATACTTCTTCGAACTGTCCGGCGAATCGAAGGACATGCCGCTGGCCGAGGTTATAGGATGCCTCAAGGCCGAGACCGACTCATGCGAGATCACTGCTAAAGGTCCGGGTTATGTCATCGCTTCCTTTGACGAGAAACATCTGAATTCCATCGCCGACAGGATCGCCATGTCTCACAGCATCGGCAGATATCTGGGAGAGTACACGCCGGAGGACATCTCTGGTTTGGCCGACATCGAACTCCCCGAGGGGACGTTCGCCATCCGCGCGAAGAGGTTCGAAGGCATGATGAAGGATGTGGATTCACAGAAACTGATCCGCAATGCAGGAGGTCTTCTCTCGAAGCACAACGATGTGAATCTGAAGGATCCCGACATAATCGTCAGGATGCAGATGTGCGACAAGGTTCATCTCTACATAGAGGACAAGGTCACCGAGAAGGACCTGCTGGAGAAGAGGAAGGTTGCTGAAAGACCGTTCTTCTCCCCCATTTCGATACACCCCAAATATGCAAGGGCGCTCATCAACATGGCAGAGGTAAAACGCGGGCAGACCGTCCTGGACCCGTTCTGCGGGACCGGCGGTATCGTCATCGAGGCAGCCGAGATGGGGATGAAAGCTGTCGCCTCCGATTTCGATGAGGATATGATCATCGGATGCCAGGAGAATCTCGATTTCTACGGCCTCAAGATGCATGATTTCG from Thermoplasmata archaeon includes the following:
- a CDS encoding aminotransferase class I/II-fold pyridoxal phosphate-dependent enzyme → MTSYEQAERLQKIPPYLFVRLEKLWAEKKALGWDMINFGIGDPDLPVPDEIVEEMSKQAKINSNQKYSSSAGEKDLRVAVAQWYKKKYGLDIDPDTQVCITIGSKEAIFNIAQAFVNDGETIIAPSPGYPVYSGASTVFNNAKCVKVPLKAEKDWLLDVDECPKNARMLYLNYPNNPTGATCDVAYLKKVYDWCQENNTIFCYDNAYSEMVYDGYQAPSALQAGPDCIEFGSFSKTFNMTGFRLGYAVGHPDLVAGLKKCKGQMDSGAPIFIQKAGIKALGLYGPNGERPEAIEKNMAIYSERRKVLVDGLRELGFDVKMPKGTFYVWFNCGMKSEDFVQKMNEIGIILTPGTGFGESCEGYIRMTVTEPVERIRKALERMKQNKYIE
- the radA gene encoding DNA repair and recombination protein RadA, with translation MATKTLEDIPGVGPAIAEKLREAGYNELMAIAVASPSELAETCEIGEKKAMDIIEGAKLCADIGGFETGEDILERRKSITKLTTGSKAFDELLAGGLETQSIVELFGEFGSCKTQVCFQLAVNATLPEEKGGFDSDVIIIDTENTFRPERIIQMANYLGADPDETLKRIHVARAFNSQHQVLLVDKALELAQTMKVKLLIVDSLTSHFRAEYVGRGALAERQQILNRHMHDLLNFATLNNAVIAVTNQVAAKPDAFFGDPTRPIGGHIVGHTATFRIYLRKGKAGKRIARLIDSPNLPEGEAVFMVTEDGIKD
- a CDS encoding methyltransferase domain-containing protein, whose protein sequence is MSPQYFFELSGESKDMPLAEVIGCLKAETDSCEITAKGPGYVIASFDEKHLNSIADRIAMSHSIGRYLGEYTPEDISGLADIELPEGTFAIRAKRFEGMMKDVDSQKLIRNAGGLLSKHNDVNLKDPDIIVRMQMCDKVHLYIEDKVTEKDLLEKRKVAERPFFSPISIHPKYARALINMAEVKRGQTVLDPFCGTGGIVIEAAEMGMKAVASDFDEDMIIGCQENLDFYGLKMHDFDVLDIGDIAERFPEMDAICTDPPYGRSTKTGGENITKLYNRAGEVIPKCLKKGHKAGIVLPQPLEIPGMTLEHMFLQRVHGTLTRHYHIFQN